Genomic segment of Sulfurovum sp. UBA12169:
ATCATCAGTGTGCCTTACGGATTAACGCAAGTAGAAAGACGTGCTGTTAAAGATTCCGCGGAACATGCCGGGGCTCGTTATGTCTATCTTATTGAAGAACCTATGGCAGCCGCTATAGGAGCAGGACTTCCCGTTAAAGACCCCAACGGCAATCTCATTGTTGACATCGGCGGCGGGACAACTGAGATTGGTGTAACTTCCTTGGGCGGACTTGTACTTAGCAAATCCATCCGTGTCGCCGGAGACAAAATTGATCAGGCTATCGTAGATTACTGCAGAAGAAATTTCAACCTTCTTATTGGTGACAGAGTTGCAGAAGAACTCAAAATCAAAATCGGTACCGCTATCCCCCTCGAAGAAGAGTTAACCACTGTTGTAAGAGGAAGAGATCAAATAGAAGGCAGCCTAACCTCTATTGAGATTACCAGCGAACATATCCGTTCAGCCATGAAAGATTCACTGGAGGAAATTGCCGATGCGCTGGTGGCTGTTCTTGAAGAAATGCCGCCCGAACTAGCCGGAGATATCGTAGAAAACGGTATTGTACTTTCAGGAGGCGGCGCACTCATCAGAGGTTTAGACAAATACCTTTCAGATATTATCAAGCTTCCTGTGTATGTTGCAGAAGAACCCCTTCTTGCCGTAGCCAAAGGTACAGGTAAGGCACTGGATGAAATAGATCTGCTACAACAAACGGCATATGAAGACTAGAATCGTTATCATTGTCATCCTGCTTTTGGTTTTAACCATACTTTTGACAAGAAATGATGAGCGTATTACCAATACGCTTTTGGGTGTCATCAACCCCATTAAGCAAAACTATCAACATTTCACACAAAATTTAGAAGATAAAAGCCAAAGCTATCTCTTTCAAAAAGAGTCCATTGAGAAACTCAATAAAGAAAATCTTATTCTGCGCCAACGTCTTTTGGAACAAACCCACTATATCAAGCAAGTCAAAGATATCTATAACATATTGCCCCAGCTTAGTAAGATACCTGCTCGCAACATCTCTATCACCGATACCATCTCTTATGTAAAACTTAACAGTTTTTCACAAATTATTCTCACCAAACCCAGAGGCTTAAAAGAAGGCAAACTCTATGGTCTGATACAAAATAATGTCGTTGCGGGTACTGCGCAAGTGCATAACCATCAACTTTATGGCTACTTAACTTCTGATGAAATGTGCCGCTTTGCTGTTTTTATAGGCAAAGACAAGGCTCCGGGTATTGCTATAGGGTTCAAAGAAAATGAAATGCTAGTCAAATTTATCCCCAAATGGCATAAGATAAAAAAGGGGGACTTTGTGGTCACCAACGGGCTGGATGATATATTTTTCAGCGATATTCCGGTAGGCATCGTGACCGAAATCGAGGTTCAAAGCTCTTACAAGGTGGCTCGCATCAAAACCTATAGTGATATTTTTCATCCCAAAACATTTTTTTTAATCAATGATGCAAAAACAACACTTGCGCAAGGATTTGATGCCAATACTACCCGTTTAGCCGTACAATACTCTACGTCTATGGATTTAAAAAAGGAACAGAATCAAACAGCAATAATGCAAGACAATAACCAAACAATGCCTACTGTTTCGAGCATACCAAGCCGCATTGACCAAACACAGGAGAATGTAATTGAACCGGAAATTCCTTTAGAAAAAATCGAAGCGGTTAAACCAAAAACCCCACAAACCACCGTCAAAGAAAAACCTAAAAATAAAAATCTGCAAAACAGCAACAGTTTGGACCTTTTTTAATATCTATTTTCTTTATAAAAACCCTTTTTAAGGGCTTTTTATATCTCTTAAGTGTATAATTTTTAACTAAAAATCAAGGGTATTTCTCCATGCCAAAACGCGAAGACATCAAAACTATTTTACTTATCGGATCAGGACCTATCGTCATCGGACAAGCTTGTGAATTTGACTACTCAGGAACTCAAGCAGCAAAAACACTCAAAGAGTTGGGCTATCGGGTTGTACTTATCAATTCCAATCCGGCAACCATCATGACTGATCCTGAATTTGCGCATCGCACTTATATCGAACCTATTACCGAAGAAGTGATTGCCAAAATTATCAAAAAAGAAAATGTTGATGCCATCTTGCCTACTATGGGCGGACAAACAGCGCTCAATGTTGCGATGAGCATGCATGACAAAAAAATGCTCGAAGGCATTGAATTTCTTGGAGCAAATCCTGCAGCCATCAAAAAAGGCGAAGACAGACAAGCATTTAAAGAGGCGATGATCAAGATTGGTATGGATCTCCCTGTGTCACAATATGCTTATTCGATGGATGAAGCTTTAGATGCAGCCAAGAATATCGGATTCCCTCTTATTATTCGCGCCTCTTATACACTTGCCGGCGGCGGATCAGGGGTAGCTTATAACATGGACGAATTTAAACAGATTGTTAAAGGCGGTCTTGAGGCCAGCCCTATCTCTGAAATCCTTATCGAAGAGTCTCTTTTGGGATGGAAAGAATATGAAATGGAAGTCATTCGGGACAAAGAAGATAACTGTATTATCGTCTGTTCTATTGAAAACTTTGACCCCATGGGTGTACATACCGGAGACAGTATCACTATCGCTCCGGCACTTACTCTGACCGACAAAGAATATCAGCACATGAGAGATGCCTCGTTTAAAATTTTACGTGAAGTCGGCGTAGATACGGGCGGATCAAACGTTCAATTCTCCATCAATCCTGAAACAGGCCGCATGATCGTTATTGAGATGAATCCCAGAGTCAGCCGCTCTTCGGCACTTGCCTCTAAAGCAACGGGATATCCTATCGCCAAGGTTGCTACATTGCTGGCAGTAGGCTTTACGCTTGACGAAATCACCAATGACATTACCGGAACACCTGCGAGCTTTGAGCCGGTGATTGACTATATTGTCACCAAGCTTCCGAGATTTACCTTTGAAAAATTCCCGCTGGCTGACTCTACGCTTACCACAGCAATGAAATCTGTCGGAGAAGTCATGAGCATAGGCCGCACCTTTAAAGAATCATTTCAAAAAGCACTCTGCTCGCTTGAAACAGGACTGGTCGGATTTAATAGCGTTAAGTGCGATCAGGAAGAACTTGTTAAAGAGATCAGACGTCCAAACCAAAGCCGAATGCTTTATGCTTATGAAGGATTTAGACGGGGCATGTCCGTAGAAGCTATCTATGATTTATGCAAAATAGACAAATGGTTTCTTTACCAATTTGAAGAGCTTTCTCAAAGAGAGAAAACGATGGATATCGCTCTGCTTTCAGACGAAACAAGACTAAGAGAAGTCAAATCCGAAGGTTTTTCGGATGCCATGATAGCGCTGATCATCAATAAAAACGAAGGGCTTACTCTTAGTGAAAACGATATCTACAATGCAAGAGAAAAACTCGGTGTACGTCTTGAGTACAATGAAGTAGACACCTGTGCTGCCGAGTTTAAAGCATTGACACCCTATCTTTACTCTACAACAAACATCACTAAACTGCCCCAGCAGCCTGTGACCGCGTCCAAAGACAAAAAAGTATTGGTAATAGGCGGCGGACCTAACCGTATCGGACAAGGGATAGAGTTTGACTACTGCTGTGTGCATGCCGCTTTTGCTTTGGAAGATATGGGTATCAAGTCTATCATGTACAACTGCAACCCCGAGACTGTTTCTACCGATTACGACACTTCAGATGTCCTCTATTTTGAACCTATCGACTTTGAACATGTCAGAAATGTGATTGAAGTCGAAAAGCCAGATGGCGTGATCGTGCACTTTGGCGGACAGACACCTCTTAAGTTGGCAAAAAATCTTACCGCTATCGGCGCAAAAATTTCCGGTACTTCAGCCAAAGTAATCGATCTTGCGGAAGACAGAGAGCAATTTTCTACCTTTATAAGAGAGTTGGGACTCAAGCAGCCTGATAACGGTACGGCATTTGCCAAAGATGAAGCGATGGCGATCGCCAACCGTATCGGATATCCTGTGCTTGTGCGCCCGAGTTTTGTGCTTGGCGGACGCGGTATGCGTACGGTATATAATGATGCAGAATTGAGAGAATATATGGATGAAGCGGTAAGCGTTTCCAATGATGCTCCTGTACTCATTGACAAATTCCTCGATAATGCGATCGAACTTGATGTGGATGCAATTTGTGATGGAGCCGATGTCTATATCGGTTCGGTGATGCAGCACATCGAAGAAGCGGGGATTCATTCGGGAGACAGTGCATGTTCACTTCCTCCAATCTCCATCTCTGCTGAATTGCTTGACGAAGTAAAAGATCAGACCGCCCAGATCGCACTTGGACTTGGAGTCATAGGACTTCTCAATATCCAATATGCTATTCACAAAGGAGAGATCTATCTTATCGAGGTTAATCCAAGAGCCTCAAGAACCGTTCCCTTTGTCTCAAAAGCAACAGGTGTTCCTCTGGCAAAAGTAGCTACCAGAGTCATGGTGCAAGGCGATCTTAAAGAGGCGCTCAAATACTATGATACTTTCAAGGTGGTAAACTTTGACAAAAAGATCATGGAGCCCAATCTTAAAAACCATGTAGCCGTCAAAGAGGCTGTTTTCCCGTTTAACAAGCTTCCGGGTTCAGATCTTATCTTGGGGCCTGAAATGAAATCCACAGGGGAAGTCATGGGGATTTCGGATAACTTTGGCATGAGTTTTGCCAAAAGTCAGTTTGCAAGCAAAAACAATATCCCCCTTAGCGGCAAACTTTTTATCTCTTTGACAGAGAACGATAAACCTTATGCGGGTGAGATCGGCAAAATGTTTGTGGATTTAGGGTTTGAAATCGTTGCAACGTCCGGAACCCATACCGCACTTCAAGAAGCAGGCATTGCTTCAAGCAAAGTCTTTAAAATTTCAGAAGGCCGCCCCAATATCGATGACATGATCCGCAACCAAGAGATCGCGCTGGCCATCAATACCAGCGACAACAAAGCAAGCAAAACGGATGCAAAAACCATCCGCCAGTCAGTTCTTTCGAATCAAGTGGCTTATTTCACCACTATCGCTGCAGCGCGTGCAACCGCTGAAGCTATCAAAGAACTTAAAGAACACGGCGGAGAGCTTGAACCTAAAGCACTGCAAGACTATCTCAGTTAGGCAGGCACTGAGCAAGTGGACAATGAACAGTTTTCAAAGCTTGTCTTTCTCACACAAACCGATACGACTATCGGTTTTGTCTCACAAAATGCGGCAAAACTCGACAAAATAAAACAACGGCCTCCGCACAAGCATTATATCAAAGCCGTGCCCTCCCTTGCGGTACTCAATACCTTTGCGCGCATACCCAAAAAATACAAAAATCTCGTAAGACGCGCCAAAAAAACCACTTTTGTTCTGCCCGACGGACACTCCTACCGCGTCGTCAGGGACAAGCATCATCTCTTGCTGCTTGAAAGGCTTGGCTGGGCCTATACCACGTCAGCCAATCTTTCAAATCACCCTTATGATGAACATTTTGCCAAAGAAGCTGCCGATGTCGTCATCACTCCTCTCAATAAAAACGCAAAAGCGTCAAGCATCTATAAGCTCAATTGCCACACGCTTAAAAGGATACGATAATGCTAACTATATATGAAAACACCACAATCAAAATCGAGATTCATCCTAGCGAAATCCCATGGCTCAAGATCTTTACGCAGTATCCTTACAGAGAGATGAGTGAAGTCCCCTCGCCTATCAAAGCTGAGATCTATGAACTGCTTGATCTTATCGAAAAAGAGATGATCGCCTATTATAAACCCGACAAAATCAATATTGCCAGTTTTGGCAACTATGTTCCTCATGTGCATTGGCATATCATGGCGCGCTTTACCCGGGACAGTTATTTCCCCGAACCGATGTGGGGTGCAAAACAAAGAGAAGCCGATCTTCAGCTGCCGGATTTTGATATTTTTTGCGATCGGCTCTTGAAAACACTTTCGCGCCTAAACACAAAGACAAGATAGTAGTGCCCGCTGCCTCGCAATATACGTACCTCACCATTTAAAAGAACAGGCGATTGCTCATAGCTGCAAACAGAAGAGAACTTCTTATTCCGCCTATCATTTATGCAGCGTGATCCATTTTCTTTATATAGACACTCAATGAAATTTTGTAATCAAGGTGCTAAATGAAGTCTTTTTGTGAAGCCCGGAACACAAAGTAAATCACGATAATTTTCTAAAATGGCAACTTTCGTATAATTCACTTTTCACCTTCTATAAAATTGCACAAATCTTACGGTTTGCTTGAGTTATTTTGAAGTATAAACTGTTTTAAAAGCTACAACATTGACCCCGGTCAAGCAAACCGACTCAAAGTGTGCGGATGTGATCTATTTGTCGGCAGTATAGGACAAAAAGCGGACACAATGTGTCCGCTCTCAAACTTTTTGCTTTTTATGGAATCTGCCTACAATCCTTCGGGTATCTTGTGGACGGCCTTTTTTTTGCCGATGATTTTTGAGAGTTCATCGCCTTCTACGATCTCCTGTTCGACCAGCTTCAATGCCAGTGTTTCGATCTTGTCCCAATACGTCTCGACCAGTTTTTCCGTATGGGTTTTGGCCATATCTATCCAGTACAAAAATCTTTTTTCGATCTGCTGGCTTAAAAAGTAGCTGTCTAGGCCGGCGATGGATTCGATGTTGATAAACCCGAGTTCTTTGTCCATCCCCAAACTGGAAATGGCCGCATACACCTGCAGGGATGCCTGGGAAAGATCATTGATCGCGCCGCTGTCCATGTGTTCGTTGCCGGCTTTTTTGATCTTGGCTACGCGCCCTGCGAGCAACACGCACACATCGTGAAACAGCTCTTCTTTGGTGACGTTTGAGAGCTGGTCTTCGGCATTATAGGAGACAAAGCCGAGCATTTTGCTTCGAGGCGAGATAGTCACCTGTTCGATCTTGATGTGCGGCAGCAGTATCGAAGAAAGCACGGCATGGGCCGCCTCATGGTAGGCGGTCATCCTGAGCTCTTCTTCGAAGTTTTTTACCATTGCCTTTTCGACTTTGTGTCCGTACTTGATGATATTGATCTGCTCTATAAGTATCTCTTCGGTGATGAGTTCTTTTTCTTCTTCGATGGCATTGAGCGCCGCCATGCGCCCCAGCCTCTCAAGCTCCATGGCGCTCATACCCGCGATATAGCGCACAATACGTTCGGTGTTGATGGCGGGGTCATGGGGTTTTTGCATGATCCGTTCGATGAAATACCTTCTTGCATCCTTATCAAGGTTGGACACCTCAAGCAAAAAATCAAGCTTTTGGGGAGCCGTAAGAACCGGATCGACCCCTTCAAGCGTCTCTGCCGTAGCGATGGTAAACACCATCGCATCAATCCCTTCAAGCACTTTGGCGATATCGGGAAACGCGACATTGGTGATGGCTCCCTGCATCACCCCTTTGATATCGATATCCTCAAGGATCACGATACAAGGTGCATGCTTTTTGGCATTTTCATAGACTTCTTTGATATAAACAAGGTCAAACAGCCGTGATCCGGATATCTCATAATAAGACATGCCGGCCTCTTTTGCAAATGCTTTTGCCAGCATGCTTTTCCCTACGCTTGCAGGACCGTACAGCAGCAGCCCTTTGGGAGGCGGCGTGTCAAAACGTTCTAATGTTTGAGGATTTTTTACTATTCGGATAATTGCCTTGAGGCGTTTTTTGATCTGCTTGTGTCCCACGACATCATCAAATCCTATCTTGGATTTGTGAAGTTTGGGAGTTTCTTTTTCTTTTTTCGTTGCCATGGTTTTACCTTTTGCGATTCTATGCTTTGATTATATCATTTTCTTCAAAAGAGCATAAAGACCGATATGTCCTTGTTTTTTTGTTTTTGGCTGAATCAAACCATGTTTGGATATAATTAAAAAATAAAGTTAACAAAAAAAGGGACAGCATGATCCATGAACTTACTAATATTGTTGCAAAAAATCTGCTTAACCACTTACGTGAAACCAAAACAGATGCGCTTTGCTTTCGCCATATCGTTCAGGAGTTGGCACGATTTTTGGCCTATGAGGCGCTCAGCGCACAAAAACCGCAATCTTGTCCCATAAAAACCTGGCAGGGGGATTTTTCTTTTGACTTTCTCAAAGAAGAAGAGTTGGTCTTTGTAGCTATTTTGCGCGCGGGTTTGCCGATGATCGAAGCACTCACGGCGCTGTTTCCGCAAGCGCAGGCAGGATTTTTGGCGATGAAACGCGACGAAAAAACCCATCAAAGCGTACTCTACTATGACCGTATCCCTCCGTGCGAAGGCAAAACGGTGATCATCGTCGATCCGATGGTTGCCACAGGCGGATCGCTCAGCGATGCTGTTGCGCTTATCAAGACTAAAATGCCCAAGAATATTATCTCTCTCAACCTCATCGGCTCACCCGAAGGTTTGGCCGTGGTAGAGCAAAAGCATCCCGACATCGCACTCTATATCGCGCAGATAGACGAGAAACTGAACGACCAAATGTTTATCATCCCCGGGCTGGGAGATGCCGGAGACAGAGCCTATAACACCCCTCAATAAAATTTCAAAACAGAGTATCTTAGCGGTTTCTTGCAAGATACTCGATCCACTGCCGTATCTCGATCATGCCAAACACCCACAACGCCAAAAGCCCGATCATACTCAAGGATTGCGCATCAAGCGGTACGGTATGAAAAACATCCGAAAATAGATAAATCGCTGAAAGCTGAAGCGCCAATCCCGCACCTATACCGTAAAACATGTAAGGGTTGATCTGCAGGGATTTTTTGATGTTTTTCAAAAAAGGTTCATTCTCCTTGACCGATTGCAGCCCGTTCATCCATGTCACGATAACAAATCCGGTAAAAAGTGTAGAGATCGCACGCTCCGTACTCGTATGTTCAAGCATCCACACATACAAAAAAAGCGTACCCGCACTAATAACCAGCGCTGCATAGAGTATGCGAAAGATTTGAACCTTGTCCAAAAACTGTTCTTGCAGCTTTGTAGGGGGCCTGCGCATGACATCTTCTTCCTCCCGCAAAAAAGGAAAGGTCTTATCCAGCGCACTGTCTGAAACAAGATTGATCCACAAAATCTGCACCGGATAAAGCGGCAGCGGAAGTCCCATCAAAATAGCGCCCGTGATGACCATCACCTCATCAAGGCTTGTCGACACAAGAAAATAGATTGATTTTCTGATATTGGCTGCGATCGTCCGTCCCTGTTTGATCGCATCAACGATGATGGAAAGATTGTTGTCCGCAAGCACCATTTTTGCCATAGATTTTGCCGCATCCGTGCCGCTTCCCATCGCAATCCCAAGATCAGCAGCTTTTAAGGCCGGCACGTCATTGGCGCCGTCTCCCGTCACAGCAACGATTTCATCTTGCTGCTGAAGCATTTTGACAATGCGGTACTTGTGTTCGGGAAGCACCCTTGACCACACTGCCACTTTGGACAAAACGGCAAGCAATTTTTCATCGTCCATCTCATCAAGCTCTTTGCCCGTGACCGTCAGATCCCCTTCCTGACAAATATCGACGGATTTTGCTACGGCTGTGGCAGTAAGCGGATTATCTCCGGTAATCATCATTACTTTAAGCCCGGCTTTTCTTGCCGTCTGAACCGCTTGCAATACTCCCTTTTTCGGAGGGTCCAAAAAACCTACCAGCCCTACGATCCTAATTTGCCACTCTTCCACCTCTTGTGTGGTGTATTCTCCCATACCCAAGGCGATAACCCTCAGCCCTTCGGATGCCATCATGTCGTGCTCATGCTGAAGCCTTTGAAAATCTTCTTTATTGAGTGCAAACTGCCTAAGTGACTCGAAGGCGCCCTTTACGAAAATCTTATGTTCAGACTCGACGATATGCGAACTTGCCATGAGACGGTATTTGGTATCAAAAGGATAGAGGTTGACACGCGGATACAAGTCCTGGATGTGGTCATACGTTTTGCCAAGCCAGTGCGCAAGCGCCACGTCCAAAGGATCCCCTTTTCCCCGGACAGATTCGTTCGCAAGGGCTGAGACGGTTTGCACAAAGGCATCGTCAAGCGAAAAAACTTTTTCGACTTTGAGCTTTCCTTCGGTGATGGTTCCGGTTTTATCTGAAGCGATCACGGTGGCACTCCCCAGAGTCTGCACCGAAGGCAAGTGCCGGATATAGACTTTTTTGAAACTCAAACTTACCGCCCCCATGGTCAGCACCAGCGTAACTACGATAGGCAGTCCCTCAGGAACAGCTGAGACCAACTCTGCAATCACCAGATAGATCACCTCAAGAGTCCCTCTGCCCTGCCAAAGCGCACCTGCAGCAGAAAGCACGATCAGTAATGAAACAACAAGCATATGTTTTTTATTGAAAGCGGCAAGCGCTTTGGTCAGAGGCGAATCAGGAGAAGCTTCTTTGGCTTGGTTTGCTATGGAAGCAAGATAGCTTTTTGGGCCGGTAAACACCGCAAACCCCTCTGCGCTTCCCCTGGTTACGGTCGTACCCGATAGCGCCATATTTTCAAGTTCATAGGGCAGTGTTTTTTCAGGAAGAAGAAGATCTGCATCTTTGTTTACCGGTACGGATTCTCCCGTGAGGATGGATTCGTCCACTACCAATCCGTTCGCTTTAAAGAGGCGCAGATCCGCCGGTACGATATCGCCCTCTTCCAATACCACCAAATCACCCGGCACAAGTTCGCAAGAAGCGATATATCTTATATGCCCTTCTCTTTTTACATGAATTTTGTTTTGGGTAAGTTTTCTGAGTGCCTCGATAGACGTCAAAGCCTTGACCTCTTGCCAAAATCCGATCAGCGTATTGACTAAAATAATGAGAATAATGACGATGCCTTCATGGATATTTTTTAAAAAGAGAGACAAGATCGCCGCAAGAATCAACACATAAACCAAAGGACTTTTAAACTGAGCAAGAAAAAGAGAAACAAGGCTCTCTTTTTTTTCCTCAATCTCGTTTGGTCCGTATAAAATAAAGTTTTTTTGTGCGGCAGTGTCACTCAGCCCTTCTTTGGAAGTCTCTAGCTTTTCTGTTAATGCCTCAATTGTTTCACAATGGGGATATCTGGGAATACTCATCATTTTTCTTTCTATAGCGGATCTATACAGTACTTTCACAGTGTAACATATTTTCCGTAAAATCATTTTTGCAATACTCCATGGGCAAAATCTGTCGATAGAAAATTTTCAAATGCACTAGACAGCCCGTATGGCGAGGATTATTCCGCTATAATAATGCAAATAAAAAAAGAAGGGAAAGTCATTATGTGCGACTTTAACAGCCTAGATGAGGCACAAAAACAAATTTATCACGAAAAACTTTTACATTGTGCCAATGCATTTGGAGGCAAAAATTTTTTCTTGCAGCTTCTTGAAGCCATCCGTGAAACAAAGCCGCATCCTCTTGTAGCAAAAAATAGTGAGTTTTCCTTCTCTCTTGGCAGCGTCAAGTGGAACAAGGTCATCTTCAATGATAAGCTCCAACTTCTTCTCAAAGCACGCTTGGGAG
This window contains:
- a CDS encoding peptidase M41 yields the protein MATKKEKETPKLHKSKIGFDDVVGHKQIKKRLKAIIRIVKNPQTLERFDTPPPKGLLLYGPASVGKSMLAKAFAKEAGMSYYEISGSRLFDLVYIKEVYENAKKHAPCIVILEDIDIKGVMQGAITNVAFPDIAKVLEGIDAMVFTIATAETLEGVDPVLTAPQKLDFLLEVSNLDKDARRYFIERIMQKPHDPAINTERIVRYIAGMSAMELERLGRMAALNAIEEEKELITEEILIEQINIIKYGHKVEKAMVKNFEEELRMTAYHEAAHAVLSSILLPHIKIEQVTISPRSKMLGFVSYNAEDQLSNVTKEELFHDVCVLLAGRVAKIKKAGNEHMDSGAINDLSQASLQVYAAISSLGMDKELGFINIESIAGLDSYFLSQQIEKRFLYWIDMAKTHTEKLVETYWDKIETLALKLVEQEIVEGDELSKIIGKKKAVHKIPEGL
- a CDS encoding rod shape-determining protein (functions in MreBCD complex in some organisms) translates to MFKKLLGMFSNDLAIDLGTANTLVLVKGEGIVINEPSVVAIQFDKQGHQRILAVGQEAKEMVGKTPGNIRAVRPMKDGVIADFEVTEMMIRYFIEKAHKRKSFFSPRIIISVPYGLTQVERRAVKDSAEHAGARYVYLIEEPMAAAIGAGLPVKDPNGNLIVDIGGGTTEIGVTSLGGLVLSKSIRVAGDKIDQAIVDYCRRNFNLLIGDRVAEELKIKIGTAIPLEEELTTVVRGRDQIEGSLTSIEITSEHIRSAMKDSLEEIADALVAVLEEMPPELAGDIVENGIVLSGGGALIRGLDKYLSDIIKLPVYVAEEPLLAVAKGTGKALDEIDLLQQTAYED
- a CDS encoding HIT family protein, with protein sequence MLTIYENTTIKIEIHPSEIPWLKIFTQYPYREMSEVPSPIKAEIYELLDLIEKEMIAYYKPDKINIASFGNYVPHVHWHIMARFTRDSYFPEPMWGAKQREADLQLPDFDIFCDRLLKTLSRLNTKTR
- a CDS encoding cation transporter, with amino-acid sequence MSIPRYPHCETIEALTEKLETSKEGLSDTAAQKNFILYGPNEIEEKKESLVSLFLAQFKSPLVYVLILAAILSLFLKNIHEGIVIILIILVNTLIGFWQEVKALTSIEALRKLTQNKIHVKREGHIRYIASCELVPGDLVVLEEGDIVPADLRLFKANGLVVDESILTGESVPVNKDADLLLPEKTLPYELENMALSGTTVTRGSAEGFAVFTGPKSYLASIANQAKEASPDSPLTKALAAFNKKHMLVVSLLIVLSAAGALWQGRGTLEVIYLVIAELVSAVPEGLPIVVTLVLTMGAVSLSFKKVYIRHLPSVQTLGSATVIASDKTGTITEGKLKVEKVFSLDDAFVQTVSALANESVRGKGDPLDVALAHWLGKTYDHIQDLYPRVNLYPFDTKYRLMASSHIVESEHKIFVKGAFESLRQFALNKEDFQRLQHEHDMMASEGLRVIALGMGEYTTQEVEEWQIRIVGLVGFLDPPKKGVLQAVQTARKAGLKVMMITGDNPLTATAVAKSVDICQEGDLTVTGKELDEMDDEKLLAVLSKVAVWSRVLPEHKYRIVKMLQQQDEIVAVTGDGANDVPALKAADLGIAMGSGTDAAKSMAKMVLADNNLSIIVDAIKQGRTIAANIRKSIYFLVSTSLDEVMVITGAILMGLPLPLYPVQILWINLVSDSALDKTFPFLREEEDVMRRPPTKLQEQFLDKVQIFRILYAALVISAGTLFLYVWMLEHTSTERAISTLFTGFVIVTWMNGLQSVKENEPFLKNIKKSLQINPYMFYGIGAGLALQLSAIYLFSDVFHTVPLDAQSLSMIGLLALWVFGMIEIRQWIEYLARNR
- a CDS encoding rod shape-determining protein MreC, translated to MKTRIVIIVILLLVLTILLTRNDERITNTLLGVINPIKQNYQHFTQNLEDKSQSYLFQKESIEKLNKENLILRQRLLEQTHYIKQVKDIYNILPQLSKIPARNISITDTISYVKLNSFSQIILTKPRGLKEGKLYGLIQNNVVAGTAQVHNHQLYGYLTSDEMCRFAVFIGKDKAPGIAIGFKENEMLVKFIPKWHKIKKGDFVVTNGLDDIFFSDIPVGIVTEIEVQSSYKVARIKTYSDIFHPKTFFLINDAKTTLAQGFDANTTRLAVQYSTSMDLKKEQNQTAIMQDNNQTMPTVSSIPSRIDQTQENVIEPEIPLEKIEAVKPKTPQTTVKEKPKNKNLQNSNSLDLF
- the carB gene encoding carbamoyl phosphate synthase large subunit (four CarB-CarA dimers form the carbamoyl phosphate synthetase holoenzyme that catalyzes the production of carbamoyl phosphate; CarB is responsible for the amidotransferase activity); amino-acid sequence: MPKREDIKTILLIGSGPIVIGQACEFDYSGTQAAKTLKELGYRVVLINSNPATIMTDPEFAHRTYIEPITEEVIAKIIKKENVDAILPTMGGQTALNVAMSMHDKKMLEGIEFLGANPAAIKKGEDRQAFKEAMIKIGMDLPVSQYAYSMDEALDAAKNIGFPLIIRASYTLAGGGSGVAYNMDEFKQIVKGGLEASPISEILIEESLLGWKEYEMEVIRDKEDNCIIVCSIENFDPMGVHTGDSITIAPALTLTDKEYQHMRDASFKILREVGVDTGGSNVQFSINPETGRMIVIEMNPRVSRSSALASKATGYPIAKVATLLAVGFTLDEITNDITGTPASFEPVIDYIVTKLPRFTFEKFPLADSTLTTAMKSVGEVMSIGRTFKESFQKALCSLETGLVGFNSVKCDQEELVKEIRRPNQSRMLYAYEGFRRGMSVEAIYDLCKIDKWFLYQFEELSQREKTMDIALLSDETRLREVKSEGFSDAMIALIINKNEGLTLSENDIYNAREKLGVRLEYNEVDTCAAEFKALTPYLYSTTNITKLPQQPVTASKDKKVLVIGGGPNRIGQGIEFDYCCVHAAFALEDMGIKSIMYNCNPETVSTDYDTSDVLYFEPIDFEHVRNVIEVEKPDGVIVHFGGQTPLKLAKNLTAIGAKISGTSAKVIDLAEDREQFSTFIRELGLKQPDNGTAFAKDEAMAIANRIGYPVLVRPSFVLGGRGMRTVYNDAELREYMDEAVSVSNDAPVLIDKFLDNAIELDVDAICDGADVYIGSVMQHIEEAGIHSGDSACSLPPISISAELLDEVKDQTAQIALGLGVIGLLNIQYAIHKGEIYLIEVNPRASRTVPFVSKATGVPLAKVATRVMVQGDLKEALKYYDTFKVVNFDKKIMEPNLKNHVAVKEAVFPFNKLPGSDLILGPEMKSTGEVMGISDNFGMSFAKSQFASKNNIPLSGKLFISLTENDKPYAGEIGKMFVDLGFEIVATSGTHTALQEAGIASSKVFKISEGRPNIDDMIRNQEIALAINTSDNKASKTDAKTIRQSVLSNQVAYFTTIAAARATAEAIKELKEHGGELEPKALQDYLS
- a CDS encoding Sua5 YciO YrdC YwlC family protein is translated as MDNEQFSKLVFLTQTDTTIGFVSQNAAKLDKIKQRPPHKHYIKAVPSLAVLNTFARIPKKYKNLVRRAKKTTFVLPDGHSYRVVRDKHHLLLLERLGWAYTTSANLSNHPYDEHFAKEAADVVITPLNKNAKASSIYKLNCHTLKRIR
- the upp gene encoding uracil phosphoribosyltransferase, whose amino-acid sequence is MIHELTNIVAKNLLNHLRETKTDALCFRHIVQELARFLAYEALSAQKPQSCPIKTWQGDFSFDFLKEEELVFVAILRAGLPMIEALTALFPQAQAGFLAMKRDEKTHQSVLYYDRIPPCEGKTVIIVDPMVATGGSLSDAVALIKTKMPKNIISLNLIGSPEGLAVVEQKHPDIALYIAQIDEKLNDQMFIIPGLGDAGDRAYNTPQ